The following coding sequences are from one Schizosaccharomyces osmophilus chromosome 1, complete sequence window:
- a CDS encoding Schizosaccharomyces specific protein, which produces MSYRRVPNKDLIPSISAPPFDPNDLKKSSVDTIPRVPVDDLKLPDPIEWSTINDLKKPYQEWKSKKEKEQSETLHRVAPGYSSSAPLLSTQTELSTKEFKTS; this is translated from the exons ATGAGTTATCGTAGGGTCCCGAATAAAGATTTAATTCCTAGCATTTCTGCTCCTCCATTTGACCCTAATGACCTAAAAAAAAGCTCCGTCGACACTATT CCGCGTGTGCCAGTGGACGACTTGAAACTGCCAGACCCAATTGAATGGTCAACTATAAacgatttgaaaaagcCTTACCAAGAATGGAagtcaaaaaaagaaaaggagcAATCGGAAACACTCCATCGTGTAGCTCCAGGGTACTCGTCTTCAGCACCCTTGCTGTCAACTCAGACCGAATTATCAACGAAGGAATTTAAAacttcttga
- a CDS encoding methyltransferase, producing MRANYAQGVDVYYQKSGSTYRNLHFHALRPLTMDCLSRFWDHDEKTRNLGFHIVDLACGSGEITQVVREWESLGKKTLSEGVASRTRRKLSVRQIPSNFPPIEIVAADPYTGEAYKQNVGVSCLNLNFQDIADGKLPPSKAEDGIYDLVICSFALHLLTDPSKLFATCYALAAQCRWLLIVGPHKQPMLKPEWGWIPWNIETWLPLVYGVNHDHVIERVHGRFFQSMYFL from the exons ATGCGTGCAAACTATGCTCAAGGTGTTGATGTTTATTACCAAAAAAGCGGATCTACATACCG AAATCTTCACTTTCATGCCTTAAGGCCTTTAACCATGGATTGCTTGAGCCGTTTCTGGGATCACGATGAAAAGACTCGTAACTTGGGATTTCATATTGTTGACTTGGCTTGCGGTAGTGGAGAAATAACTCAGGTGGTTCGAGAATGGGAATCTTtaggaaagaaaactctTTCCGAAGGTGTTGCTTCTAGGACGAGAAGAAAACTATCTGTCCGTCAGATTCCTTCCAACTTTCCACCGATCGAAATTGTAGCGGCGGACCCCTACACTGGAGAAGCTTATAAGCAAAATGTTGGAGTTTCGTGCCTTAATTTGAATTTCCAGGATATTGCTGATGGGAAGCTACCTCCTTCAAAAGCCGAAGATGGAATTTACGATCTGGTCATTTGCTCGTTTGCTTTACACTTACTGACCGATCCATCAAAATTGTTCGCTACATGCTATGCTTTGGCAGCTCAGTGCAGATGGCTTCTTATTGTTGGCCCTCACAAGCAACCGATGTTAAAACCGGAATGGGGTTGGATACCTTGGAACATAGAAACTTGGCTTCCACTGGTTTATGGCGTTAACCATGACCATGTTATAGAACGTGTACATGGTCGTTTTTTTCAGAGTATGTACTTTCTGTAA
- the mde10 gene encoding spore wall assembly ADAM family peptidase Mde10 — protein MRLVFVYWVFFVRLLVHATYRSDTETLHILPDSKRSLQDWNANRFHEYRIKSSVSLPVDSLFPSHQTLWLGIEADCSYLAQFTSRVEAKKHILQEIEKVSALYDRSFHIYVQVLQLFLPSFEDCFVSKPMSENGVGSDKVVSLEEKLNSFTEKKKDTEHEKNSLVPNAKYLSLTSEDSTSQTVSPQAWLLLTTTRDSKRKGISWFATICNGFSIEDGWQVGPSSVVAAYPNDWPIIAHELGHNFGLIHDCDKKSCQDPNESCCPLSHALCDAQGLYVMHPSNSYPKHRFSDCSILQLHSLLAKNYISFSCLSKPSDNVGIKLGMSLAFSYRIY, from the coding sequence ATGCGGcttgtttttgtatattgggttttttttgtaagaCTTCTGGTACATGCGACTTATCGATCCGACACGGAAACTTTGCATATCCTTCCTGACTCAAAGAGATCTCTTCAAGATTGGAACGCAAATAGGTTTCATGAATATCGTATAAAATCATCTGTTTCTCTTCCAGTTGACTCATTATTTCCGTCGCATCAAACGCTATGGTTGGGCATAGAAGCTGATTGTAGCTACTTGGCCCAGTTCACAAGCCGTgtagaagcaaaaaagcaCATTCTAcaagaaatagaaaaagtcTCTGCCTTATACGATCGCTCATTTCACATATACGTGCAGGTActtcaacttttcttaccttcttttgaagactGCTTCGTAAGTAAACCCATGAGCGAGAATGGGGTAGGGTCAGATAAGGTTGTgtctttagaagaaaagctaAACTCGTTTaccgaaaagaaaaaggatacGGAACATGAGAAAAATTCTTTGGTACCAAATGCAAAGTATCTTAGCTTGACTTCTGAAGACTCTACCAGCCAAACTGTTTCTCCACAGGCATGGCTTTTGCTTACAACAACAAGAGACAGCAAAAGAAAGGGCATTTCTTGGTTTGCTACTATTTGCAATGGTTTTAGCATTGAGGATGGATGGCAAGTGGGCCCCTCTAGCGTTGTAGCAGCATATCCAAATGACTGGCCCATTATTGCTCATGAGTTAGGACATAATTTTGGTTTGATTCATGACTGTGATAAAAAGTCATGTCAGGACCCAAACGAAAGCTGCTGTCCTCTTTCACATGCACTTTGTGACGCACAGGGCTTGTATGTCATGCATCCATCCAATTCCTATCCAAAGCATAGGTTTAGTGATTGCTCAATTTTACAGCTTCATTCTTTACTAGCAAAAAACTATATTTCGTTCTCTTGCCTCTCTAAAC